Proteins found in one Pelobates fuscus isolate aPelFus1 chromosome 10, aPelFus1.pri, whole genome shotgun sequence genomic segment:
- the LOC134575534 gene encoding pancreatic lipase-related protein 2-like has translation MSRYNEGNDKTPCGSVRHFRSWSRRSHSGLIVTGREVCYRDIGCFTDDKPWSGTLQRPIARLPSSPESINTRFLLHTKENPESFQLVSASSPLTISASSFKSTRKSRFIIHGFTDDGENKWMQDICKALLQVEDVNCFCVDWSGGSRTVYTQASNNVRVVGAVVAHFIDTLVNNFGYSPSQIHVIGHSLGAHASGEVGKRRPGIGRITGLDPAEPYFQGTPIEVRLDPSDAHFVDVIHTDGSSVIGNAGLGGYGMSDMVGHLDFFPNGGERMAGCNQKSPNRMIDNDDMRGGVSDAFACNHLRSYRYYTESILSPEGFTGYPADSYEAFKLGVGFPCPSGGCPLMGHFADTYKGVTGRNQKYFLNTGDQKPFSRWRYKLTVQVKGDSNVLGYFQVALLGKSGTSEKQQIHNGHIRIGSSYTAFIDVETDVGALTKVKFYWKNSFLNLFKNSLYPEKITVQNGNDGQVYSFCGKENVKEQMQTIEPCV, from the exons GTATAATGAAGGGAATGACAAGACACCATGTGGATCCGTAAGGCATTTCCGAAGCTGGAGCCGCAG AAGCCATTCTGGTCTCATTGTTACAGGGAGAGAGGTCTGCTATCGTGACATTGGATGTTTTACCGATGATAAACCATGGTCAGGAACTCTACAGAGGCCAATCGCCCGCTTACCGTCCTCTCCAGAAAGCATTAACACTCGCTTCTTGCTACATACTAAGGAAAACCCAGAATCATTTCAG CTGGTCAGTGCTTCAAGTCCACTCACAATTTCAGCATCGAGTTTTAAGTCCACCCGGAAATCTCGATTCATTATCCATGGGTTTACTGATGACGGGGAGAATAAATGGATGCAAGATATATGCAAG GCTCTGCTACAAGTGGAGGATGTGAATTGTTTCTGCGTTGACTGGAGTGGTGGATCGCGCACAGTTTACACCCAGGCTTCCAACAATGTCCGTGTCGTGGGAGCAGTAGTCGCCCATTTTATCGACACTCTAGTG aacAATTTCGGCTACTCTCCTTCTCAAATACACGTCATCGGTCACAGTCTGGGCGCACACGCTTCCGGAGAGGTTGGAAAAAGGAGGCCAGGAATTGGGAGAATTACCG GTTTGGATCCGGCAGAGCCCTATTTCCAGGGAACCCCAATTGAGGTCAGATTGGATCCATCAGATGCACATTTTGTTGATGTCATCCATACAGATGGTTCTTCAGTCATAGGCAATGCAG GATTAGGCGGTTATGGAATGAGTGACATGGTTGGACATCTggatttctttcctaatggagGAGAGCGCATGGCCGGATGTAATCAGAAGTCACCTAACAGAATGATTGACAATGACGACATGAGGGGAG GAGTTAGTgatgcctttgcatgtaatcatcTGCGAAGTTACAGATATTACACTGAGAGTATCCTCTCCCCAGAAGGGTTTACTGGATACCCTGCCGATTCCTATGAagctttcaaactg GGTGTTGGATTCCCATGTCCCAGCGGTGGTTGTCCTTTAatgggtcactttgcagatacaTATAAAGGAGTCACTGGGAGAAATCAAAAGTATTTCTTGAACACTGGAGACCAAAAGCCCTTTTcac GCTGGAGATACAAGCTAACTGTCCAGGTTAAAGGAGATAGTAATGTGCTGGGGTATTTCCAGGTTGCATTGCTTGGAAAATCTGGAACATCTGAGAAACAACAAATTCACAA CGGACACATCCGCATTGGCAGCTCATACACGGCTTTCATCGATGTGGAGACTGATGTTGGAGCCCTCACTAAAGTAAAATTTTACTGGAAGAACTCCTTCCTCAACTTGTTTAAGAACTCATTATATCCTGAGAAGATCACTGTGCAGAATGGAAACGATGGCCAGGT ATATTCTTTCTGTGGAAAGGAAAATGTGAAAGAGCAAATGCAGACGATCGAACCTTGTGTCTGA